A single genomic interval of Asterias amurensis chromosome 1, ASM3211899v1 harbors:
- the LOC139937408 gene encoding actin-related protein 2-B — MDSQGKKVIVCDNGTGFVKCGYAGSNFPAHIFPSLIGRPIIRSTAKVGDIEIKDLMVGDEASQLRSMLEVNYPMENGIVRNWDEMKHIWDYTFGEGRMNINPVDSKILLTEPPMNPHRNREKMVEVMFEQYQFAGVYIAIQAVLTLYAQGLLTGVVVDSGDGVTHICPVYEGFSLPHLTRRLDIAGRDITQYLIKLLLLRGYAFNHSADFETVRIMKENLCYVGYDIEQEQKLANETTVLVENYTLPDGRVIKVGGERFGAPEALFQPHLINIEGVGIAELLFNTIQAADIDTRPEFYKHIVLSGGSTMYPGLPSRLEREIKQLYLERVLKGDTSKLGKFKIRIEDPPRRKHMVFLGGAVLADIMKDREDFWISRQEYEEKGLRCLEKLGVSVK, encoded by the exons ATGGATAGCCAAGGGAAAAAAGTCATAGTTTGCGATAACGGTACAGGA TTTGTGAAATGTGGCTATGCAGGATCCAATTTCCCTGCTCATATTTTCCCGTCGCTGATTGGACGACCAATCATCAGATCAACAGCCAAAGTCGGCGATATAGAAATAAAG GATCTGATGGTGGGTGATGAAGCCAGCCAGCTCCGCTCTATGCTAGAGGTGAACTACCCCATGGAGAATGGTATAGTCCGTAACTGGGACGAGATGAAACACATATGGGACTATACGTTCGGTGAGGGGAGGATGAACATCAACCCCGTAGACTCAAAGATCCTCCTGACCGAACCACCCATGAACCCACACAGGAACAGGGAAAAAATGGTGGAG GTTATGTTTGAGCAGTACCAGTTTGCCGGTGTTTACATAGCAATACAAGCCGTCTTAACGTTGTATGCTCAAG GTCTATTAACAGGGGTAGTCGTAGACTCTGGTGACGGAGTGACGCATATCTGTCCAGTATATGAAGGTTTCTCCTTACCTCATCTAACGAGACGTTTAGACATCGCTGGACGAGATATCACCCAATATCTCATCAAG CTTCTGCTCCTCAGGGGGTATGCCTTCAACCACTCTGCAGATTTTGAGACGGTACGAATCATGAAGGAGAACCTGTGCTACGTTGG GTATGATATTGAACAAGAACAGAAATTGGCAAATGAAACAACAGTACTGGTGGAGAACTATACA TTACCAGACGGTCGCGTGATCAAGGTCGGCGGTGAACGTTTCGGAGCTCCAGAGGCCCTCTTCCAACCTCATCTAATTAACATAGAGGGTGTAGGCATCGCTGAGCTCCTCTTCAACACTATCCAGGCTGCCGATATCGACACAAGGCCAGAGTTCTACAAACACATCGTCTTGTCCGGCGGCTCCACCATGTACCCTGGGCTTCCCTCACGTCTGGAACGTGAGATTAAGCAGCTTTACCTGGAGAGGGTACTCAAAGGAGATACCTCCAAGCTGGGT AAATTCAAGATACGCATTGAGGACCCCCCTCGTCGTAAGCACATGGTGTTCCTAGGGGGCGCTGTTCTCGCAGACATCATGAAGGACCGTGAAGATTTCTGGATCTCAAGACAAGAGTATGAAGAGAAGGGATTGCGGTGCCTTGAGAAGCTTGGAGTCAGTGTAAAGTAA
- the LOC139941081 gene encoding neudesin-like: MELRSVILMFLSVSHSLGLFILFTSVSAQNQVKVEEQDSRSTDVKFKKKQKYTRVFNDEQLSVFDGSSPDQPIYLAIKGIVFDVTSGKEYYGKGAAYNALAGKDCTRAVAKM, translated from the exons ATGGAGTTAAGAAGCGTTATTCTAATGTTTCTGTCAGTGTCACATTCTTTAGGGCTATTCATATTATTCACTTCAGTGAGCGCACAAAATCAGGTTAAAGTGGAAGAACAAGACAGTCGTAGCACCGAtgttaaatttaaaaagaaacagaAGTACACTCGTGTTTTCAACGATGAGCAACTCTCAGTTTTCGATGGATCTTCT CCGGATCAACCAATTTATTTGGCAATTAAAGGAATTGTGTTTGATGTAACTTCAGGTAAAG aaTATTATGGCAAAGGGGCCGCCTACAATGCTCTGGCTGGCAAAGATTGCACAAGAGCAGTAGCTAAGATGTAA